In Kwoniella newhampshirensis strain CBS 13917 chromosome 2, whole genome shotgun sequence, one DNA window encodes the following:
- a CDS encoding 60S ribosomal protein uL18 yields the protein MPFVKQQKNDAYFSRYQVKPRRRREGKTDYQARRALVSQAKNKYASPKYRLVVRITNNQCICQIVYSKIQGDAVLVHASSKELPRYGISHGLTNWTACYATGLLVARRALTKLGLADKYEGVTEPTGELELTEALGDDEPRPFKAYLDVGLRRTSTGARIFGAMKGASDGGIFIPHNEKRFPGFDPESKTIDAEVLQKYIVGGHVAEYMESLEEEDDERFKKQFASYLADDIGSADIEEMYTSAYAAIREDPSFKPTEKDVEKWKAESKKYRTPKSTREQKRERIDAKIAAYKAGRADVEEDDEEDEDEE from the exons ATGCCTTTCGTCAAGCAGCAGAAGAACGACGCCTACTTCTCCAGGTACCAGGTCAAGCCTagacgaaggagagagggaaagaccGACTACCAAGCCAGACGTGCTTTGGTCTCTCAGGCCAAGAACAAGTACGCCAGTcccaag TACAGGCTCGTTGTCCGAATCACCAACAACCAGTGTATCTGCCAGATCGTCTACTCCAAGATCCAG GGTGACGCTGTCCTGGTTCACGCTTCTTCCAAGGAGCTCCCCCGATACGGCATCTCCCACGGTCTTACCAACTGGACCGCCTGTTACGCCACCGGTCTCCTTGTTGCCCGACGAGCTCTTACCAAGCTCGGTCTCGCCGACAAGTACGAGGGTGTCACCGAGCCCACTGGTGAGCTCGAGCTCACCGAGGCTCTTGGCGACGACGAGCCCCGACCTTTCAAGGCCTACCTCGACGTCGGTCTTCGACGAACTTCTACCGGTGCTCGTATCTTCGGTGCCATGAAGGGTGCTTCCGACGGTGGTATCTTCATCCCTCACAACGAGAAGCGATTCCCCGGTTTCGACCCCGAGTCCAAGACCATCGACGCTGAGGTCCTCCAAAAGTACATTGTTGGTGGTCACGTCGCCGAGTACATGGAGTctctcgaggaggaagatgacgagcg ATTCAAGAAGCAATTCGCTTCTTACCTCGCCGATGACATTGGTTCCGCCGACATCGAGGAGATGTACACCTCCGCTTACGCCGCCATCCGAGAGGACCCCAGCTTCAAGCCCACCGAGAAGGACGTCGAGAAGTGGAAGGCCGAGAGCAAGAAGTACAGGACCCCCAAGTCCACCagggagcagaagagggagaggatcgacGCCAAGATCGCCGCCTACAAGGCCGGTCGAGCCGacgtcgaggaggacgacgaggaggacgaggacgaggagtaA